The Pseudomonadota bacterium sequence CTGCCGGAAACTGACAAAATTATATGAAAACATTATTTATTGGTTTAGGTTCCATCGGTCAGCGACATCTTAATAACCTATTTATGCTATTAGGAAAAGATGTCGAAGTCTTTGCATATCGCAAAACCCATCATAACAGGGTGTTTGTTGACGGAGAATCCCGTGAAGTGAAATCTTTACAGGAATATTACAACTATATTCCTGTTGATAGTTTTTACGATGGTCTGGATAAGAATCCTGAAGCTGTATTCATAACAAACCCCAGTTCAGAACATATAAACATGATGATCCCGGCAGCAGAAAAAGGCTGTCATATATTTGTTGAAAAACCTCTCTCCAATTCAATGGAGGGTGTTGATAAAATCGAAAGCCTGACTGAGTCCAAAGGGCTGTCTGTAATGGTGGGTTTCCAGACCCGTTTCAATCCATGTTATAAAATTGTTAATAAAATATTGCGGCAGAATAAATTCGGCAAGGTTGTTTCAGCGCATTTTGAATGGGGTACTTATCTTCCCTCCCATCATCCTTATGAGGATTATCGACAAAGCTATGCGGCCCGAAAAGATCTTGGCGGCGGGGTTGTTTTGGGCCTCATGCATGAGCTTGATATGATTTGCAGTTTTTGGGGACAACCGCAAAATATTTCAGTAATAGGAGGGCGTCTTGGCCTTTTTGAAATTGATGTTGAAGATACTGTGAGTGTTCTTATGGAATATCGCAAAGAAAATTATTCTTTTCCGGTATCTTTATTTCTTTCTTATGCGCAGACAAAAGAAAACCGCTGGTTTCGGATTCAGTTTGAAAAAGCCACTCTTTTTTGCAACCTAACGGAAAGTAATTTGCGGATTTTCGGTCAGCTGGGGGAAATGATTGAGGAATATATTTTTCATGATTTTCAGCGTAATACGCTTTTTGTGGAAGAGTTGAAAGAATTTATTACTGCGATTAAAGATCGTCGTGACCCGCAGGTTACACTTTATGATGGTGTTGAAAGCCTGAAACTTGCATTAAAAATAAAGGCGAATATTAATGAATAACTTGCATAGACAGTTTGCTCTCAATGGTAAAATTGCGGTTATAACCGGAGGCGGGGGGCTTTTGGGTGCTCAGCATGCAGAAGCTATTGCACAAGCCGGCGGTGTTCCGGTATTGTGGGATATCAGGGATAAGGAAATTAATCAAATATCCAAAAAAATTAAAAATATGTATAAAATTCCCTGTTCCGGTATGCAGATTGATATTACCGACCCTGCTGAGGTGGAAACCGGACTGAAACATATTTTGGATTCGTTTAAACGGATTGATATTCTGATAAATAATGCATCTAATAATCCTAAAATATCCGGGCTGAATGCAAGCCGGATCGAAAACTTCTCTCTTGATTCCTGGATGGACGATCTCAATGTGGGCTTAACAGGTGCTTTTATTTGCAGTAAAGCAATCGGTTCATATATGGCAAGGCATCGGGGTGGGGTAATTTTAAATATATCTTCCGATTTGGGTGTTATCGCGCCTGATCAGAGAATATACAGGAAAGAAGGACTTGCAGATGATGAGCAGCCCGTAAAACCGGTTACATATTCTGTTGTAAAACACGGTATTATCGGTCTGACAAAATATCTGGCAACATACTGGGCAGAAAAGAATATTAGGGTTAATTCCATATCTCCGGGAGGAGTTTATGATAATCAACCGGATGAATTTGTTCAAAAACTCATTAAAAGAATTCCGATCGGGCGAATGGCGAATGCTGATGAATATCGTGCCGCTATTGTTTTTTTGGTATCAGATGCGTCATCTTATATGACAGGAGGCAACCTGATTATTGATGGGGGGAGAA is a genomic window containing:
- a CDS encoding Gfo/Idh/MocA family oxidoreductase; protein product: MKTLFIGLGSIGQRHLNNLFMLLGKDVEVFAYRKTHHNRVFVDGESREVKSLQEYYNYIPVDSFYDGLDKNPEAVFITNPSSEHINMMIPAAEKGCHIFVEKPLSNSMEGVDKIESLTESKGLSVMVGFQTRFNPCYKIVNKILRQNKFGKVVSAHFEWGTYLPSHHPYEDYRQSYAARKDLGGGVVLGLMHELDMICSFWGQPQNISVIGGRLGLFEIDVEDTVSVLMEYRKENYSFPVSLFLSYAQTKENRWFRIQFEKATLFCNLTESNLRIFGQLGEMIEEYIFHDFQRNTLFVEELKEFITAIKDRRDPQVTLYDGVESLKLALKIKANINE
- a CDS encoding SDR family oxidoreductase, which encodes MNNLHRQFALNGKIAVITGGGGLLGAQHAEAIAQAGGVPVLWDIRDKEINQISKKIKNMYKIPCSGMQIDITDPAEVETGLKHILDSFKRIDILINNASNNPKISGLNASRIENFSLDSWMDDLNVGLTGAFICSKAIGSYMARHRGGVILNISSDLGVIAPDQRIYRKEGLADDEQPVKPVTYSVVKHGIIGLTKYLATYWAEKNIRVNSISPGGVYDNQPDEFVQKLIKRIPIGRMANADEYRAAIVFLVSDASSYMTGGNLIIDGGRTCW